In a genomic window of Penaeus vannamei isolate JL-2024 chromosome 38, ASM4276789v1, whole genome shotgun sequence:
- the LOC113802324 gene encoding uncharacterized protein encodes MKTAVVTVLVALAAIVCANEREERILAYYSTTSITHLTTTTITGLQTCLSVSSTSCTGRRKRALAAPLKQFVEELSKTELEGSQSLDVEREKRDADKDARAFTFWSTVFTTFTLTSTSILDSTTVTVSAYCSAPGLTDSCF; translated from the exons ATGAAGACCGCCGTCGTCACCGTCCTCGTCGCCCTCGCCGCCATCGTCTGCGCcaacgagagggaggagagaatccTCGCCTAttactccaccacctccatcacccacctcaccaccaccacgatcacgGGACTCCAGACCTGCCTGTCGGTGTCGTCGACCTCGTGCAccggcaggaggaagagggcgctCGCTGCTCCCCT gaAACAGTTCGTCGAAGAGCTCTCAAAGACCGAGCTGGAAGGCTCTCAGTCTCTggatgtggagagggagaagcgcGATGCCGACAAGGACGCCCGCGCCTTCACCTTCTGGTCCACCGTCTTCACCACCTTCACCCTCACGAGCACATCCATCTTGGACTCCACTACGGTGACAGTGTCCGCCTACTGTTCCGCGCCGGGATTGACTGACAGCTGCTTCTAA